The following DNA comes from Cellulomonas soli.
CCAGCTCGACTTCAACCTGCCCGAGCGGTTCGAGCTCGAGTACACCGCGCCCGACGGCAGCCGTCAGCGCCCGGTGATGATCCACCGTGCACTGTTCGGCTCGATCGAGCGGTTCTTCGCGGTGCTCACCGAGCACTACGCCGGTGCGTTCCCCGCGTGGCTCGCGCCCGTGCAGGTGCTGGCCGTGCCCGTCGCCGAGCCGTTCGAGCCGTACCTGCAGGAGGTCGTGGACCGGCTCCGGTCGCAGGGCATCCGCGCCGAGGTCGACCGCTCCGACGACAGGTTCGGCAAGAAGATCCGCAACGCCAGCACGCAGAAGATCCCGTTCGTGCTCATCGCCGGCGGCGAGGACGCCGACGCCGGGGCCGTCTCGTTCCGGTACCGCGACGGTCGCCAGGACAACGGCGTGCCGGTGGACGAGGCCGTCGAGCGCATCGTGACCGCGGTGCGCGCGCGCGCCCAGGTCTGAGCGTGAACGGCGTCGAGCCGGCCGGCTTCGAGTCAGACGACGTCGAGCCGGCCGGCACGTTCCCCGGCGAGCCCGACGGGTTCGAGCGGCTGTGGACCCCCCACCGCATGGCATACATCGGCGGGGAGAACAAGCCGACCGACGCCTCGGCCGGTCCCGGCTGCCCGTTCTGCCGGGTGGTGACGCTCTCCGACGAGGACGGCCTGGTCGTCGCGCGCGGGACGAGCGCGTTCGTGCTGCTCAACCTGTACCCGTACAACTCCGGCCACCTCATGGTGTGCCCCTACCGGCACGTCGCCGACTACACCGAGCTGACCGCGCAGGAGACCGTCGAGGTCGCCGACCTCACCCGGACCGCGATGCGCGTGCTGCGCGCCACCCACGGACCGCAAGGCTTCAACCTGGGCATGAACCAGGGGCAGGTGGCCGGGGCGGGCATCGCCGCGCACCTGCACCAGCACGTCGTGCCGCGCTGGGGCGGCGACTCCAACTTCCTGCCGATCGTGGCGCGCACCCGCGCGCTGCCCGAGCTGCTCGCCGACACCCGGGCGCGGCTCGCCGCAGCCTGGCCGGCGCCCGCGTCGAGCCCCGTCACCGAAGGGACCTCCGAGCAGTGCTGAACCGTCTGCGCGGGTTCATGACCCGTGTGTTCACGCCCGTCGCCGATGCGCTGCTCAAGGCGGGGGTCTCGCCCGACGCGGTGACCATCACCGGCACGCTCGTCGTCGTCGTCACCGCGCTGTGGGCGTTCCCGACCGGGCACCTGCTCGTGGGGACGCTCGTCATCGCGTTCTTCGCGCTCACCGACTCTCTCGACGGCGTGATGGCCCGCCGTGCGGGACGCTCCGGGCCGTGGGGTGCCTACCTCGACTCGACGCTCGACCGGTTCGGTGACGCGGCGATCTTCTCCGGGCTGGTCCTGTGGTTCTTCGGGCGAGGCGACGACGAGGTCGCAGCCGTCCTGGCTCTGGCCTGCCTCGTGCTCGGATCCGTCGTGCCCTACGCCCGTGCACGGGCCGAAGGCCTCGGGATGACCGCGTCCGGCGGGATCGCCGAGCGGGCCGACCGTCTCTTCGCGGTCCTGACCGCGACCGCGATCGTGGGCGTCGGCGCCCCGGCGATCGTGCTCACCGTGGTGCTCGGACTGCTGGCGGTGGCCTCGGCCGTGACGGTCGTGCAGCGCATGGCACGGGTCCGGGCGCAGACGACGGCGGGGGACTCCTGATGGACGTCGCCCGCGCGTACGCGATCGCCTGGAAGGTTGCCGGTCGTGTGCCCGGCCCGGTGCTGCGCGGCGTGA
Coding sequences within:
- a CDS encoding HIT family protein encodes the protein MNGVEPAGFESDDVEPAGTFPGEPDGFERLWTPHRMAYIGGENKPTDASAGPGCPFCRVVTLSDEDGLVVARGTSAFVLLNLYPYNSGHLMVCPYRHVADYTELTAQETVEVADLTRTAMRVLRATHGPQGFNLGMNQGQVAGAGIAAHLHQHVVPRWGGDSNFLPIVARTRALPELLADTRARLAAAWPAPASSPVTEGTSEQC
- the pgsA gene encoding phosphatidylinositol phosphate synthase, whose product is MLNRLRGFMTRVFTPVADALLKAGVSPDAVTITGTLVVVVTALWAFPTGHLLVGTLVIAFFALTDSLDGVMARRAGRSGPWGAYLDSTLDRFGDAAIFSGLVLWFFGRGDDEVAAVLALACLVLGSVVPYARARAEGLGMTASGGIAERADRLFAVLTATAIVGVGAPAIVLTVVLGLLAVASAVTVVQRMARVRAQTTAGDS